One genomic segment of Pedobacter endophyticus includes these proteins:
- a CDS encoding PhoH family protein encodes MNELKLSLDTVNPAHFWGANNENYEMIKGAFAKLKLVARGSDVKVLGDEQELKAFEDKFNQLVAHLEKYSSLTNNDVETILGAKSIGVAKKEIDQPTGGGGEVIVFGTNGLLVKARTANQRKMVSSIAKNDILFAIGPAGTGKTYTAVALAVRALKNKEIKRIILTRPAVEAGENLGFLPGDLKEKIDPYLRPLYDALDDMIPAEKLKFYIENRTIEIAPLAFMRGRTLDNCFVILDEAQNATDMQLKMFLTRMGPTAKFIVTGDVTQVDLPKKQMSGLFNGLRILEGIKGIDIIYLSGEDVVRHKLVKDILKAYGDIQ; translated from the coding sequence TTGAACGAATTAAAATTATCCCTAGATACCGTAAATCCTGCTCACTTTTGGGGAGCAAATAACGAAAATTACGAAATGATTAAAGGCGCCTTTGCCAAGCTAAAATTGGTGGCGCGGGGCAGCGATGTGAAGGTTCTCGGTGATGAACAGGAACTTAAGGCGTTTGAAGACAAGTTTAATCAACTTGTTGCACACCTCGAAAAATACAGCTCACTTACCAATAACGATGTCGAAACAATTTTGGGCGCAAAATCGATCGGAGTTGCAAAAAAAGAAATTGATCAGCCAACAGGTGGGGGCGGAGAGGTAATTGTTTTTGGTACCAACGGATTGTTGGTTAAAGCCAGAACGGCAAATCAGCGGAAAATGGTGAGCAGCATTGCCAAAAACGATATCCTTTTCGCTATTGGCCCTGCCGGAACCGGTAAAACCTATACCGCCGTTGCATTAGCGGTACGTGCATTGAAGAACAAGGAAATTAAACGGATTATATTAACACGTCCGGCAGTGGAAGCAGGCGAAAACCTCGGCTTTTTGCCCGGCGACTTAAAAGAAAAGATCGATCCATATTTACGTCCGCTTTACGATGCGCTGGATGATATGATTCCCGCCGAAAAGTTGAAGTTTTATATCGAAAATCGCACAATAGAGATTGCACCACTGGCTTTTATGCGTGGCCGTACTTTAGATAATTGCTTCGTAATTTTAGATGAGGCGCAAAACGCCACCGACATGCAGTTGAAGATGTTTTTAACTCGAATGGGACCAACAGCAAAGTTTATTGTTACCGGAGATGTTACGCAAGTAGATTTGCCCAAAAAACAAATGTCGGGTTTGTTTAACGGTTTAAGGATTTTGGAAGGCATCAAGGGTATCGATATAATTTATTTGAGTGGAGAAGACGTTGTTCGACATAAGCTTGTTAAAGACATTTTGAAAGCCTACGGGGATATTCAGTAA
- the rpe gene encoding ribulose-phosphate 3-epimerase → MKYIIAPSILSADFGNLQRDIEMINKSEADWFHVDVMDGVFVPNISFGFPIMAAVKKHAAKPLDVHLMIVEPDKFIGDFAKAGADRITVHYEACTHLHRTVQLIKASGCKAGVALNPHTPVSLLADIIGDLDLVLIMSVNPGFGGQQFIQNTYKKIRELKHLITGVNENLVIEVDGGVGVENIGNLVSAGANAFVSGSAIFATNSPTETIAKMKELTGKRLTV, encoded by the coding sequence ATGAAATACATCATAGCCCCATCCATACTTTCTGCTGATTTCGGCAACTTACAACGCGATATTGAAATGATCAATAAGAGTGAGGCCGATTGGTTTCATGTTGATGTGATGGATGGTGTTTTTGTGCCCAATATTTCTTTCGGCTTTCCGATAATGGCGGCCGTTAAAAAGCATGCAGCTAAGCCATTAGATGTTCACCTGATGATTGTTGAACCGGATAAATTTATCGGCGACTTTGCTAAAGCAGGTGCGGACCGAATTACCGTTCATTATGAGGCTTGCACGCACTTGCATAGAACGGTACAGCTCATTAAGGCTTCGGGGTGTAAGGCCGGGGTTGCCTTAAATCCGCATACGCCCGTTTCGTTGTTAGCTGATATTATAGGCGATTTAGATCTGGTGTTGATTATGTCGGTAAACCCGGGCTTTGGCGGACAGCAATTTATCCAGAATACTTACAAGAAGATCCGCGAGTTGAAGCATTTGATAACCGGAGTAAATGAAAATCTGGTTATAGAAGTTGATGGTGGCGTAGGTGTAGAAAATATCGGCAATTTGGTATCGGCAGGGGCCAATGCCTTTGTATCAGGAAGTGCAATTTTTGCAACAAACAGCCCGACAGAAACGATAGCCAAGATGAAGGAATTAACAGGCAAGAGGTTAACTGTTTAG
- the pnp gene encoding polyribonucleotide nucleotidyltransferase: MNVIKKSFDLGDGRTVEIETGKLAKQADGSVVVKMGDTMLLATVVSTVGAKPGTDFLPLSVDYQEKYAATGRIPGGFLRREARLSDYEVLISRLVDRALRPMFPSDYHSDTQVMISLISADKNIMPDCLAGLAASAALSVSDIPFNGPISEVRVAKIDGKLVINPYASDLERATLEFMVAGSASDIGMVEGECDEIQEDEMVEALKFAHDAIKVQCAIQVELTEATGKTVKREYSHEDHDADLKAKVYADTYDKVYAIAKSGLNKDERKEGFTAIINEFFEAMPEDTEDLTKAMAKHYYHDVQYDAIRNLLLDEGIRLDGRKTTEIRPIWSEVGYLPAAHGSAVFTRGETQSLTSVTLGSKDDEQMIDGAFFNGYQKFLLHYNFPGFSTGEVRPNRGAGRREIGHGALAQRSLKKVLPQGEANPYTIRIVSDILESNGSSSMATVCAGTLALMDAGIKIKSPVSGIAMGLITDEKTGKYAILSDILGDEDHLGDMDFKVTGTENGIVACQMDLKINGLSYEVLTKALLQAKEGRLHILNEMKKTISQPNEDYKPHAPRIVSLTIDKEFIGAIIGPGGKIIQEMQRETGASISIEEVEGKGIVEVFADNKAAIDAAVTRIRNIVAKPEIGEVYQGKVKSIMPFGAFVEVMPGKDGLLHISEISWERLETMDGVLKEGDKIEVKLLDIDKQGKMKLSRKVLLPRPEKPAAPKA; the protein is encoded by the coding sequence ATGAATGTAATAAAAAAATCGTTCGATTTGGGCGATGGCAGAACTGTAGAAATTGAAACTGGCAAATTAGCTAAGCAGGCAGATGGTTCGGTAGTGGTGAAAATGGGCGATACGATGTTGTTGGCAACTGTAGTATCAACTGTTGGTGCTAAGCCAGGCACCGATTTTTTACCTTTATCAGTTGATTATCAAGAAAAATATGCGGCTACAGGCCGTATTCCCGGAGGCTTTTTACGTCGCGAGGCAAGATTATCAGATTACGAGGTTTTAATCTCTCGTTTGGTAGATAGAGCTTTACGTCCAATGTTTCCGAGCGATTATCACTCTGATACTCAGGTGATGATTTCGTTAATTTCTGCCGATAAAAATATAATGCCAGATTGTTTGGCAGGTTTAGCTGCTTCGGCGGCATTGTCTGTTTCAGACATTCCTTTCAATGGTCCTATTTCTGAAGTACGCGTTGCAAAAATCGATGGTAAACTGGTAATCAATCCTTATGCTAGCGATTTAGAGCGTGCAACTTTAGAATTCATGGTTGCTGGTTCGGCAAGCGATATTGGCATGGTTGAGGGTGAGTGCGATGAGATTCAGGAAGACGAAATGGTTGAAGCTTTAAAATTTGCACACGATGCCATTAAAGTTCAATGCGCCATTCAGGTTGAACTGACTGAGGCTACAGGCAAAACCGTAAAACGCGAATATAGCCATGAAGACCATGATGCTGATTTAAAAGCTAAGGTTTATGCTGATACTTACGATAAAGTATATGCAATAGCAAAATCTGGCTTAAATAAAGATGAGCGTAAAGAAGGCTTCACTGCCATCATCAATGAGTTTTTCGAGGCAATGCCAGAAGATACAGAAGATTTAACCAAGGCAATGGCCAAACATTATTACCATGATGTTCAGTACGATGCCATCAGAAACTTGTTGTTAGATGAAGGCATCCGTTTAGATGGCCGTAAAACTACTGAAATTCGTCCGATTTGGAGCGAAGTAGGTTATTTGCCGGCAGCACATGGTTCAGCTGTATTTACGCGTGGCGAAACTCAATCGTTAACATCAGTTACTTTAGGTAGTAAAGATGATGAGCAAATGATTGACGGTGCTTTCTTTAACGGCTACCAAAAATTCTTGTTGCACTATAATTTCCCGGGTTTTTCAACTGGTGAAGTAAGACCAAACAGAGGCGCTGGCCGTCGCGAAATTGGGCATGGTGCATTGGCGCAACGCTCATTGAAAAAAGTATTGCCACAAGGTGAGGCAAATCCTTATACCATCCGTATTGTTTCTGATATTTTAGAATCGAACGGTTCATCATCAATGGCAACTGTTTGTGCTGGTACTTTAGCATTAATGGATGCTGGTATTAAAATCAAATCGCCAGTTTCTGGTATCGCAATGGGCTTAATTACCGATGAAAAAACTGGTAAATACGCCATCCTTTCGGATATTTTAGGTGATGAAGATCACCTGGGCGATATGGACTTTAAAGTTACTGGTACTGAAAATGGTATCGTTGCCTGTCAAATGGACTTAAAAATTAATGGTTTATCATATGAAGTTTTAACAAAAGCTTTGTTACAGGCAAAAGAAGGTCGCTTACACATCTTAAACGAGATGAAAAAGACCATCAGCCAGCCAAATGAAGATTATAAGCCACATGCTCCACGTATTGTTTCTTTAACTATCGATAAAGAATTTATCGGTGCGATTATCGGCCCCGGAGGTAAAATTATTCAAGAAATGCAACGCGAAACTGGTGCTTCGATCTCTATTGAGGAAGTTGAAGGTAAAGGAATCGTTGAGGTGTTTGCAGATAATAAAGCTGCAATTGATGCCGCTGTAACCCGTATACGTAACATCGTTGCTAAGCCAGAAATTGGCGAGGTTTACCAGGGTAAAGTAAAATCAATTATGCCATTTGGTGCATTTGTTGAAGTGATGCCTGGTAAAGATGGTTTGTTGCACATCTCTGAAATTTCATGGGAACGTTTAGAAACCATGGATGGCGTGTTAAAAGAAGGCGATAAGATCGAGGTTAAATTGTTAGACATCGATAAACAAGGTAAAATGAAGCTTTCTAGAAAAGTTTTATTGCCAAGACCTGAAAAACCGGCAGCACCTAAAGCGTAA
- a CDS encoding SAM hydrolase/SAM-dependent halogenase family protein: MGIITLTTDLGSKDFYQSALKGSLFNLMPNVNLVDITHEVPSFNISYAAFVLKNAYPYFPKNTVHLIGIDSVYSENTKYIAVKHRDHYFVGADNGIFSLLFDETPEDVVELNIMQDLKYLHFPLVDIFVKAATHLAKGGKLKDIGLPVSEIEQKVLLHPVIERDIIRGSVVYIDTFCNVITNITKDLFTRIQKNRDFTLYFRKSETITQLSWHYNEVSEGEKLCLFGISNHLEIAINKGKASGLLGLHLGDIVRVEFHS, from the coding sequence ATGGGGATAATTACTTTAACAACAGATTTAGGTTCAAAAGATTTTTATCAGAGCGCCCTTAAAGGTAGCCTGTTCAATCTGATGCCTAATGTTAATTTAGTTGATATCACTCACGAAGTTCCATCCTTCAATATTTCTTACGCCGCCTTTGTTTTAAAGAACGCTTATCCGTATTTCCCTAAAAATACGGTGCACCTTATTGGTATAGATTCTGTGTATAGCGAAAACACGAAATACATTGCCGTTAAACACCGCGACCATTATTTTGTTGGTGCCGACAATGGTATTTTTTCGTTGCTTTTTGACGAAACTCCGGAAGATGTTGTGGAGCTAAACATTATGCAAGACCTGAAATATCTCCATTTCCCTTTGGTTGACATTTTTGTAAAAGCAGCTACACATTTGGCAAAAGGCGGCAAGCTAAAGGATATTGGGTTACCTGTATCAGAAATTGAGCAGAAAGTACTTTTGCATCCTGTAATTGAGCGAGATATTATCCGCGGAAGCGTAGTTTACATTGATACTTTCTGTAACGTAATTACAAATATTACGAAAGATCTTTTTACCAGAATCCAGAAAAATCGCGATTTTACCTTGTATTTTAGAAAAAGTGAAACCATTACGCAACTGAGCTGGCATTACAACGAGGTTTCAGAAGGTGAAAAATTATGCTTGTTCGGCATTAGCAACCACCTTGAAATCGCAATCAACAAAGGCAAGGCGAGCGGCCTGCTTGGTTTGCACCTCGGCGATATTGTACGTGTAGAGTTTCATTCTTAA
- a CDS encoding TonB-dependent receptor, producing MLKFKLILFLLIAGCSLAVAQPLVRVSGIVYNQEKSPLPQVTVIVLGQAQSTVTDEFGVYTIYSKSKVFAIKYSLLGYEQKTLKFSERTGARITQQVTLAANINELEQVNITNKQNQLTNTTTINIADIPSMPLVSGNFETMLKTLPGVSTNNELSAQYSVRGGNFDENLIYVNDVEINRPVLIRNGQQEGLSFINAELVSKAKFSAGGFEAKYGDKLSSVLDVRYDKPDSNQIILSTSLLNTSLAVKRNFKNGFLLAGLRYKNNSNVLIKQDEKGSYNPNYADAQVMYQYNFSPKFNVNVLGNFNLGQFKLTPAYRETEFGTLSTTLRLNVDYTGQEIDDYQTVGTAVTATFAPQPNLVIKFINSYFNTVERERYDIDGSYIFDEVDNTFSRDDFGPVTKNRGIGSYYNYGRNSLNTQILTSELKVDQNFDNHVFSWGLKFNNAKYNDRLNEYNYTDSAGYIVPGNSKNIVLQNVINVDNDLDIKNYSAYIQDSYSLSDHAELQLGARATYSSLSRQLLISPRMLIAYRPNSNNKILRFSAGVYKQPPSYRTIRDFSGHLNVDQKAQSSYNTSVGYDYAFDAFGTRLKFTSEAYFKYSDRLIPYKIDNLRIKYLADEVSRGYAYGADFTIGGEFVKDLVSYFRMSIMHANEDIVGDSYVQNGKTIFPDYIKRPTDQRVNFSVFFQDRLLNSPTYKVHLNVLYGSRLPIGPSETPRYLDKFFIPSYKRVDIGFSKDFLDDAALHKPRFLDKNFSAVILFFEVFNLLNINNTVSYLWLKDVDNVQFAIPNYLTGRQFNLKLIVKLKNKP from the coding sequence ATGCTCAAATTTAAATTAATCCTCTTCTTGTTAATTGCTGGCTGCAGCTTAGCTGTTGCACAGCCGTTGGTGAGGGTTTCGGGCATAGTTTACAATCAGGAAAAATCACCATTACCGCAGGTTACCGTAATTGTTTTAGGGCAGGCACAGTCGACCGTTACCGATGAATTTGGCGTTTACACGATTTACTCAAAATCGAAGGTTTTCGCCATTAAATATTCGTTGCTCGGTTATGAGCAGAAAACCTTAAAATTTAGCGAACGCACAGGTGCGCGGATAACGCAACAGGTGACCCTTGCTGCTAATATTAATGAGCTTGAGCAGGTAAATATTACTAATAAACAAAATCAGCTCACTAACACCACAACTATAAATATTGCCGATATTCCATCAATGCCGTTAGTTTCGGGCAATTTTGAAACGATGCTCAAAACGCTGCCCGGCGTATCTACAAATAACGAACTTAGTGCGCAATACAGCGTTCGTGGTGGAAACTTTGATGAGAACCTGATTTATGTCAATGATGTGGAAATCAACCGGCCCGTTTTAATCCGTAATGGGCAGCAGGAGGGGCTAAGCTTTATAAATGCTGAACTGGTTAGCAAAGCCAAGTTTTCTGCGGGCGGTTTCGAGGCCAAATATGGCGATAAACTTTCGTCGGTTTTGGATGTAAGATATGATAAGCCCGATAGCAACCAAATTATTTTAAGCACAAGCCTTTTAAACACTTCACTGGCCGTAAAGCGGAACTTTAAGAATGGCTTTTTACTTGCTGGTTTGCGATATAAAAATAACTCGAATGTGCTGATCAAACAGGACGAAAAAGGTAGCTACAATCCAAATTATGCCGATGCACAGGTGATGTATCAATACAATTTCTCGCCAAAATTCAATGTTAATGTATTGGGGAATTTCAATTTAGGGCAATTTAAATTGACGCCAGCTTACCGCGAAACGGAGTTTGGTACGTTAAGTACAACGTTGCGATTAAATGTGGACTATACAGGGCAAGAAATTGATGACTATCAAACAGTGGGAACCGCTGTTACGGCAACTTTCGCTCCACAACCAAACCTGGTTATAAAGTTTATAAACAGCTACTTTAATACGGTGGAAAGAGAGCGTTATGATATTGATGGAAGCTACATTTTCGATGAGGTTGACAACACGTTTTCACGCGATGATTTTGGCCCGGTTACTAAAAACAGGGGCATAGGAAGTTATTATAATTACGGTCGCAACAGCTTGAATACCCAGATTTTAACTTCGGAACTTAAGGTTGATCAAAACTTCGACAACCACGTTTTTTCCTGGGGACTGAAGTTCAATAATGCAAAGTACAACGATCGCTTAAACGAGTACAATTACACAGATTCAGCTGGATATATTGTGCCGGGCAATTCGAAAAATATTGTGCTCCAAAACGTAATCAACGTAGATAATGATCTGGATATCAAAAACTACAGTGCGTACATACAAGATAGTTATTCGCTTTCGGATCATGCTGAGCTGCAACTTGGCGCCCGGGCCACGTACAGCTCGTTGAGCAGGCAGCTGCTCATTAGCCCGAGGATGCTTATTGCCTATCGGCCAAATTCGAACAATAAAATCTTAAGATTTAGTGCTGGTGTTTACAAACAGCCGCCATCTTATCGAACCATTCGCGATTTTAGCGGGCACTTAAATGTCGATCAAAAGGCGCAAAGCTCTTACAATACGTCTGTGGGGTATGATTATGCTTTCGATGCTTTCGGAACCCGCCTTAAATTTACTTCGGAGGCATATTTTAAATATTCAGACCGGTTGATTCCTTATAAAATTGACAATTTGAGAATCAAGTACCTGGCCGATGAGGTTTCGAGAGGTTACGCTTATGGGGCCGATTTTACTATCGGTGGCGAGTTTGTCAAAGATCTCGTGTCGTATTTCCGAATGTCGATCATGCATGCTAACGAAGATATTGTAGGCGACAGCTACGTACAAAATGGTAAAACGATATTTCCAGATTATATAAAACGTCCAACCGATCAGCGGGTCAATTTTTCTGTTTTTTTTCAAGACCGACTTTTAAACAGCCCGACTTACAAAGTTCACCTCAACGTGTTATATGGTTCCCGTTTACCAATCGGTCCGTCGGAGACGCCAAGGTATTTGGATAAGTTTTTTATTCCATCGTACAAGCGTGTCGATATCGGTTTTTCGAAAGATTTTCTTGATGATGCGGCTTTGCATAAACCCAGGTTTTTAGACAAGAATTTCAGTGCTGTTATCTTGTTTTTTGAGGTTTTTAATCTATTGAATATTAACAATACGGTTTCTTATTTGTGGTTAAAAGACGTTGACAATGTGCAGTTTGCAATTCCAAACTATTTAACAGGTCGGCAATTTAACTTAAAGTTGATTGTGAAGCTGAAAAATAAACCTTGA
- a CDS encoding phosphoribosylaminoimidazolesuccinocarboxamide synthase, which translates to MKALKETHFNFPGQSNFYKGKVRDVYTIADESMVMVVSDRISAFDVVLPEAIPFKGQVLNQIAAKFLAATQDIVPNWVLAVPDPMVTIGRICEPFKVEMVIRGYLAGHAWREYSAGKRSVCGVSLPDGLKENDKLPKPIITPTTKASVGHDEDISKEDILAKGIVSLTDYEKLEQYTYALYQRGTEIAAKSGLILVDTKYEFGKADGVIYLIDEIHTPDSSRYFYADGYNERQQADEPQKQLSKEFVRKWLIENGFQGKEGQVVPEMTPEIVNSISERYIELYEQIVGETFIKADADSISQRIENNVVKALQTL; encoded by the coding sequence ATGAAAGCACTAAAAGAAACCCATTTTAATTTTCCAGGTCAAAGTAATTTCTACAAAGGTAAAGTACGCGATGTGTACACAATTGCCGATGAATCGATGGTTATGGTCGTGTCCGATCGCATTTCGGCCTTCGATGTTGTTTTACCAGAGGCAATTCCTTTTAAAGGACAGGTTTTGAACCAAATTGCTGCTAAATTTTTAGCTGCCACGCAAGATATTGTTCCTAACTGGGTGCTGGCCGTTCCAGATCCTATGGTCACCATCGGTCGCATTTGCGAACCTTTCAAGGTAGAAATGGTTATTAGAGGTTATCTGGCAGGGCATGCCTGGCGAGAATATAGTGCCGGTAAGCGTTCGGTGTGTGGTGTTTCACTACCTGATGGTCTCAAAGAAAACGATAAGTTGCCAAAACCAATTATTACGCCGACTACCAAGGCGTCTGTTGGCCACGACGAAGATATCTCCAAAGAAGACATTTTAGCCAAGGGAATAGTCTCCTTAACCGATTACGAAAAATTGGAGCAATATACGTATGCACTGTATCAACGCGGAACTGAAATAGCTGCAAAAAGTGGCTTAATACTGGTTGATACCAAGTATGAGTTTGGCAAGGCCGATGGCGTTATTTATTTAATTGATGAAATTCATACGCCAGATTCGTCACGCTATTTTTATGCCGATGGTTATAACGAACGTCAGCAGGCAGACGAACCCCAAAAACAACTTTCGAAAGAGTTTGTACGGAAATGGTTAATTGAAAACGGTTTTCAGGGCAAAGAGGGGCAGGTTGTGCCAGAAATGACACCAGAAATTGTAAATTCAATTTCTGAACGCTACATTGAGCTTTACGAACAAATTGTTGGCGAAACATTCATTAAAGCTGATGCAGATTCCATTTCGCAGCGTATAGAAAACAATGTGGTAAAGGCTTTGCAAACACTTTAA
- a CDS encoding D-2-hydroxyacid dehydrogenase, with the protein MIKILANDGIDPIGKELLEKAGFQVDTETVPQEQLAEALKNYDAITVRSATKVRKELIDAVPNIKLIGRGGVGMDNIDVEYARSQGVAVVNTPAASSLSVAELVFSHLFTGIRFLQDANRKMPVEGATQFNNLKKAYAKGTELSGKTMGIIGFGRIGRATAKVALGLGMNVLAYDLYPSESEITLEFQGGKSVSIPIKTVSLDEVIAGSDFLSLHTPFAEKPILGSEEFAKMKNGVGIVNCSRGGTIDEPALIEALNSGKVSFAGLDVFDNEPTPLAEILTHPKISLTPHIGASTNEAQERIGTELATLIIEHFKK; encoded by the coding sequence ATGATTAAGATATTAGCGAACGATGGGATAGACCCAATCGGAAAAGAATTATTAGAGAAAGCAGGTTTTCAGGTCGACACAGAAACTGTTCCGCAGGAACAACTTGCTGAAGCCCTAAAGAACTATGATGCCATTACGGTTCGTAGCGCAACCAAAGTAAGAAAAGAACTGATTGACGCTGTGCCAAACATCAAATTGATTGGCAGGGGTGGAGTTGGTATGGATAACATCGACGTAGAATATGCCCGCAGTCAGGGCGTTGCCGTTGTGAACACGCCAGCTGCATCATCGTTATCGGTTGCCGAGTTAGTTTTCTCGCATTTGTTTACCGGAATTCGTTTTTTGCAAGATGCCAATCGCAAAATGCCTGTTGAGGGCGCAACTCAGTTCAACAACCTTAAAAAAGCTTATGCAAAAGGAACCGAGCTAAGTGGTAAAACGATGGGTATAATCGGGTTCGGACGAATTGGTCGTGCAACAGCCAAGGTTGCATTGGGCTTAGGAATGAATGTTTTAGCGTATGATTTGTATCCGTCAGAATCCGAAATTACTTTGGAATTTCAAGGCGGTAAATCGGTGAGTATTCCGATTAAAACGGTTTCTTTAGACGAAGTGATTGCGGGAAGTGATTTTTTAAGCTTGCACACGCCATTTGCTGAAAAACCGATTTTAGGCTCCGAAGAGTTTGCTAAAATGAAAAACGGCGTTGGTATTGTGAACTGTTCTCGTGGGGGAACAATTGATGAGCCGGCATTAATTGAGGCATTAAACTCAGGAAAGGTTTCTTTTGCGGGCTTAGATGTTTTCGATAATGAACCTACTCCGCTGGCTGAAATTTTAACACATCCAAAAATTTCGTTGACCCCGCACATCGGTGCATCAACTAACGAAGCGCAAGAACGTATCGGTACTGAACTTGCCACTTTGATTATTGAGCATTTTAAGAAATAA
- a CDS encoding DUF6036 family nucleotidyltransferase has product MDVFDDDILKLWRSLLKSDVSFIMIGGVATNLHGFHRTTEDIDIWIKDSLENRKNLRNAFKDYGLGDFEALETTQFIPGWTDFYLENSLRMDIMTSVKGLEEFGFDKCLAYASIATIYELEIPFLHINQLIESKKAANRPKDQIDIIELENIKRLRDK; this is encoded by the coding sequence ATGGATGTTTTTGACGATGACATACTAAAGTTGTGGCGGTCGCTTTTAAAAAGCGATGTTAGTTTTATCATGATTGGCGGAGTGGCAACCAATTTGCACGGATTTCATAGAACTACTGAGGATATTGATATTTGGATAAAAGACAGTCTCGAAAATAGAAAAAATTTGAGGAATGCTTTTAAAGATTATGGCTTAGGCGATTTTGAAGCATTGGAGACTACTCAATTCATTCCAGGTTGGACAGATTTCTATCTTGAAAACAGTTTGCGAATGGATATTATGACATCAGTGAAGGGATTGGAGGAATTTGGCTTTGATAAGTGCTTAGCGTATGCTTCCATTGCAACTATTTATGAACTGGAAATTCCATTTTTACATATTAATCAGTTAATAGAATCGAAAAAGGCAGCCAATCGTCCGAAAGATCAAATAGACATAATTGAATTGGAAAATATCAAGAGACTAAGAGATAAATAA
- the serC gene encoding 3-phosphoserine/phosphohydroxythreonine transaminase — translation MKHNFGAGPCILPQEVFKQAAQAVLDFNDGLSILEISHRTTEFEAVVAEAEKLVKELLNVPSGYSVLFLQGGASLQFAMVPMNLLGDGQTAGYLDSGVWASKAIKEAKFVGNVNVLASSKESNYTFIPKGYEIPADSAYLHYTSNNTIYGTELFEVPQTNVPVVCDMSSDIMSRVIDVSKFSLIYAGAQKNIGPAGLTIVIVKDDILGKTDRKIPSMLNYQSHIDNGSMYNTPPVFSIYVALLNLRWLKSKGGVAQIESENKQKAEALYREIDRNPLFKGTCAVEDRSRMNICFVMENAELEKPFLKFAEEQGIVGIKGHRSVGGFRASMYNALPITSVHALIEAMQSFEEKQAKSN, via the coding sequence ATGAAGCATAATTTTGGCGCAGGCCCTTGTATTTTACCTCAAGAAGTGTTTAAACAAGCTGCACAGGCAGTTTTAGATTTTAACGATGGCTTATCAATTTTAGAAATTTCGCACAGAACAACGGAGTTTGAGGCAGTTGTTGCCGAAGCTGAGAAATTGGTAAAAGAGTTACTAAACGTGCCTTCGGGTTATTCGGTTTTATTTTTACAGGGCGGTGCAAGTTTGCAATTTGCAATGGTTCCAATGAACTTGTTGGGCGATGGGCAAACCGCAGGTTATTTAGATTCGGGCGTTTGGGCTTCAAAAGCCATAAAGGAAGCTAAATTTGTTGGCAATGTAAACGTGCTGGCGTCTTCTAAAGAATCGAACTATACGTTTATTCCAAAAGGCTACGAAATTCCGGCCGATAGCGCTTACCTACATTATACATCGAACAACACAATTTATGGAACTGAGCTTTTCGAGGTTCCTCAAACAAATGTTCCTGTAGTTTGCGATATGTCATCAGATATTATGAGCAGGGTGATCGATGTTTCAAAATTCAGCCTAATTTATGCTGGTGCACAGAAAAATATCGGCCCGGCAGGATTAACAATCGTGATCGTTAAAGACGATATTCTTGGCAAAACCGATCGTAAAATCCCTTCGATGCTAAATTATCAATCGCATATTGATAACGGCTCAATGTATAACACACCACCTGTTTTCTCTATTTATGTGGCCTTGTTAAACCTGCGTTGGTTAAAATCGAAAGGTGGCGTAGCACAAATTGAAAGCGAAAACAAACAAAAAGCAGAGGCGCTTTACAGAGAGATAGATCGCAATCCGCTGTTTAAAGGAACTTGTGCAGTTGAAGATCGCTCAAGAATGAATATATGTTTTGTAATGGAGAATGCCGAACTGGAGAAACCGTTTTTAAAGTTTGCAGAAGAGCAGGGCATCGTGGGAATAAAAGGCCACAGAAGTGTCGGCGGTTTCCGTGCTTCGATGTACAATGCGTTGCCGATTACCTCGGTTCATGCTTTAATTGAGGCCATGCAATCTTTCGAGGAAAAACAGGCAAAATCAAATTAA